In Nicotiana tabacum cultivar K326 chromosome 17, ASM71507v2, whole genome shotgun sequence, one DNA window encodes the following:
- the LOC107811795 gene encoding uncharacterized protein LOC107811795: MSKAGTPDFFYREAQRLGYVARSAFKLLQMQKQYKLITPGSSVLDLGCAPGAWLQVACQSLGPLKNGGVVVGIDLKKVKVPPMHCDSRVQTVCADALNLPKNKLKALSPQEKGFDVVLSDMCPLVSGIRIRDAALSAELGMRALDLAVGGVSLLHSGDSECSNSTPKNDGLLRPGGHLVIKLLESEDVKEFGQLCKPLFKKAAWLRPKATRSCSKEIYLICQGLL; encoded by the exons ATGAGCAAAGCAGGTACACCTGATTTTTTCTACAGGGAAGCTCAGCGCCTTGGTTATGTTGCTCGCTCTGCATTCAAGTTGCTTCAGATGCAGAAACAATACAAATTGATAACCCCTGGTTCTTCTGTACTCGATCTTGGGTGTGCTCCTGGCGCATGGCTTCAGGTGGCATGTCAGAGTTTGGGCCcactgaaaaatggaggtgttgtTGTAGGAATTGATCTCAAGAAGGTAAAGGTTCCTCCTATGCACTGTGATTCAAGAGTTCAAACTGTTTGTGCTGATGCTCTCAACCTTCCCAAGAACAAACTCAAGGCTCTTTCTCCTCAGGAAAAAGGATTTGATGTCGTACTGTCTGATATGTGCCCCTTAGTTTCTGGAATAAGAATAAGAGATGCAGCTTTATCCGCTGAACTTGGTATGCGAGCCCTTGATTTGGCTGTTGGCGGAGTTTCTCTATTGCATTCGGGTGATTCAGAGTGCTCAAATTCAACTCCAAAGAATGATGGTTTACTGCGACCTGGGGGCCATCTTGTCATTAAGCTTTTAGAAAGTGAAGATGTGAAAG AGTTTGGGCAGTTATGCAAACCACTCTTCAAAAAGGCAGCATGGTTGAGGCCAAAAGCAACTAGGTCATGTTCAAAGGAGATATATCTGATTTGTCAAGGATTGCTGTGA